The Congregibacter litoralis KT71 genome contains a region encoding:
- a CDS encoding DUF4136 domain-containing protein, with the protein MKKILLMLGTAVLAVIAGCSSSGPVIDYDNSIDFSGYKTFAFISDHPLMRGEGATAASPLLEGRLMRITEDAMSAKGFRIVDNPEAADFAIGFTSGARDKIKVNSYPEPYRPYYGGWGGWGAPYYGGYSGGSNVDVQQYVEGTLAIDIYDVAEHKPAWHGVATKRITDKMRRNPDESLTEIVTEIFEGFPPGAMNP; encoded by the coding sequence ATGAAAAAAATTCTCCTGATGTTAGGCACGGCCGTGCTGGCGGTCATCGCAGGCTGCAGTTCCAGCGGTCCGGTCATTGATTATGACAACAGCATTGATTTCTCCGGCTACAAAACTTTTGCCTTCATCAGCGATCATCCTCTGATGCGCGGCGAAGGTGCCACCGCCGCCTCCCCGCTGCTGGAGGGACGGCTCATGCGAATCACGGAAGACGCCATGAGCGCCAAGGGCTTCCGGATAGTCGATAACCCTGAAGCGGCGGATTTCGCCATCGGCTTCACCTCCGGGGCGCGGGACAAGATCAAAGTCAACAGCTACCCGGAACCTTATCGTCCTTACTACGGTGGCTGGGGCGGATGGGGCGCTCCTTACTACGGCGGTTATAGCGGCGGATCCAATGTGGACGTGCAGCAGTATGTGGAAGGCACCCTGGCCATCGACATCTACGACGTAGCAGAGCACAAGCCTGCCTGGCACGGCGTGGCAACGAAACGCATCACGGATAAAATGCGCAGGAACCCTGACGAATCACTCACGGAAATCGTCACTGAAATCTTTGAAGGATTTCCCCCCGGCGCAATGAACCCTTAA
- a CDS encoding TorF family putative porin, giving the protein MQHMQNLKRIAALTALAGCAVAAPTHAGELSANASVTNNYIWRGLTQTENESAVQGGIDYSADSGFYVGTWVSNVNYGPSDVYSYEHDLYAGYAFEAGGVSWDIGYLYYNYDEEANFDFGEVYATVGIGGFSASAYVLTNTEADEGPGQDFGAGGTYYISADYGFEVGDGIGIGLHVGYHDGDFAEAFNGSDGGYYDYNISLSKGGFGFMFTDTNVSGPAADGGYDNDEYKVVVSYSVDIEL; this is encoded by the coding sequence ATGCAACACATGCAAAACCTTAAGCGCATCGCCGCCCTTACCGCACTGGCTGGCTGCGCCGTCGCTGCGCCGACCCATGCCGGCGAATTGAGCGCTAACGCCTCAGTCACCAACAACTACATCTGGCGTGGCCTCACGCAGACAGAAAACGAATCCGCGGTCCAGGGCGGCATCGACTACTCCGCAGACAGCGGCTTTTACGTCGGCACCTGGGTCTCAAACGTTAACTACGGACCCTCAGACGTTTACTCCTACGAACACGATCTTTACGCGGGCTATGCCTTCGAAGCGGGCGGTGTGAGCTGGGATATCGGCTACCTGTATTACAACTATGATGAAGAGGCCAATTTCGATTTCGGCGAGGTCTACGCAACCGTGGGCATCGGTGGTTTCAGTGCCTCCGCCTACGTACTGACCAACACCGAAGCCGATGAGGGGCCCGGCCAGGACTTCGGCGCCGGCGGCACCTATTACATCTCCGCCGACTACGGCTTTGAGGTGGGTGACGGCATCGGCATCGGATTGCACGTGGGTTATCACGACGGTGACTTCGCCGAGGCCTTCAACGGCTCTGATGGCGGCTACTACGACTACAATATCAGCCTGTCAAAAGGTGGCTTTGGCTTTATGTTCACGGACACCAATGTATCGGGACCCGCTGCCGACGGCGGTTACGACAACGATGAATACAAGGTCGTTGTTTCCTATTCGGTCGACATCGAGCTCTGA
- a CDS encoding periplasmic heavy metal sensor: protein MKKSNLVVIALLLSVATNLLIAGFFIGKTRGPVEPPPMAWMAEEMAPETRRMVRRQMREQFPQVRPLREEMRRAQGAVREAVSAEDFDPEALASALERSREVSARYQALIHKNLIDISADLPREQRMALARAALERGQRAKRPHRPPENIQ, encoded by the coding sequence ATGAAAAAAAGTAACCTGGTAGTGATCGCACTTCTGCTGTCCGTCGCGACAAATCTGCTGATTGCCGGCTTCTTTATCGGAAAGACACGCGGGCCCGTCGAGCCGCCGCCCATGGCGTGGATGGCGGAGGAGATGGCTCCGGAGACCCGGCGCATGGTGCGTCGACAAATGCGCGAGCAGTTCCCCCAGGTGCGTCCCCTGCGGGAGGAGATGCGACGGGCCCAGGGCGCCGTTCGCGAGGCAGTGTCAGCGGAAGATTTTGACCCCGAGGCCCTGGCGTCAGCCCTGGAGCGCTCCCGTGAGGTGTCGGCCCGTTACCAGGCGCTTATTCATAAAAACCTGATAGACATCTCGGCGGATTTACCCAGGGAGCAGCGCATGGCTCTCGCCCGAGCCGCGCTGGAGCGCGGGCAGAGAGCAAAAAGGCCGCACCGGCCACCGGAAAACATCCAGTGA
- a CDS encoding sigma-70 family RNA polymerase sigma factor, with the protein MERDHEALLVARVADGDRAAFGELLKTHQQPLVRYARRMLSDPGAADDVVQETFLRLWTRAGSYKSSSARLTTWLHNIAHNLCVDSFRRNARLSFTDDESQLEVTTAGPEGDAESTDSAHRVRTALEGLPERQRSALLMCHYQGLSNREAATVLDVSVDALESLLARARRRLREELLSHVES; encoded by the coding sequence ATGGAGCGAGACCACGAGGCATTGCTGGTCGCCCGCGTCGCTGATGGTGACCGGGCGGCTTTTGGCGAACTCCTGAAAACGCATCAGCAGCCTCTTGTGCGCTATGCACGGCGCATGCTCTCGGACCCCGGCGCGGCAGACGATGTGGTTCAGGAGACTTTTCTCCGTTTGTGGACCCGCGCGGGTAGCTACAAAAGCAGCAGCGCCCGTCTTACAACCTGGCTGCACAATATCGCGCACAATCTCTGCGTAGACAGCTTTCGTCGCAATGCCCGCCTGTCGTTTACCGATGACGAGAGCCAGCTCGAAGTGACGACCGCCGGTCCCGAGGGGGATGCCGAGTCCACGGACAGTGCTCACCGCGTGCGCACAGCGCTGGAAGGCCTGCCAGAGCGTCAGAGGAGTGCGCTGCTTATGTGTCATTACCAGGGTCTGTCGAACCGGGAGGCGGCGACTGTTCTCGACGTCTCCGTGGATGCGCTGGAGTCCTTGCTGGCCAGGGCGCGCCGCCGATTAAGAGAGGAGTTGTTAAGTCATGTTGAGTCCTGA
- a CDS encoding EF-hand domain-containing protein codes for MKKTRLVLLGGATVLLSAVALAQPRGGILMMDADGDGQVSRQEFQPPGERRGPKIFKRADADGDGSITRDEMLAAVEASGERQAKMQERMPAMFDEMDADGNGVVSTAEAQDHAFSQMDANGDGFVNQEEAKAMHDRRKERRHGRNGRDGRDGQSDEGVEQS; via the coding sequence ATGAAAAAAACACGACTTGTACTTCTGGGTGGTGCCACAGTTTTGTTGTCAGCAGTGGCGCTGGCGCAGCCTCGCGGTGGTATTTTGATGATGGACGCAGATGGGGACGGGCAGGTGAGTCGCCAGGAGTTTCAACCACCGGGAGAGCGGCGCGGTCCGAAGATCTTCAAGCGGGCCGACGCTGACGGTGACGGTTCAATTACCCGCGATGAAATGCTCGCTGCGGTAGAGGCGTCGGGGGAACGGCAGGCTAAAATGCAGGAGCGCATGCCGGCAATGTTCGATGAGATGGACGCCGATGGTAATGGCGTGGTCAGCACCGCGGAAGCACAGGATCACGCATTCAGCCAGATGGATGCCAATGGGGATGGCTTCGTGAACCAAGAAGAAGCAAAGGCAATGCACGACAGGCGCAAGGAGCGGCGACATGGGCGGAATGGACGTGATGGGCGCGATGGGCAAAGTGACGAGGGCGTCGAGCAGTCCTGA
- a CDS encoding class D sortase: MINSTSVKADHGHLLGEILCYLVGGLLLAFAATVVLRSEVRATEALQALPDMQLWSPGRKEAYFRAIDSAETPVLAILRAPALNLTVPVYDSASELNMDRGAGVIDGMAYPHEPGHIGIAGHRDGYFRVLKDAAVGDRLTLDTLHGERHFVIDELRVIEPEAIEYLRDTMDPRLTIVTCYPFYFAGNAPQRFLVRAVPVPPPQPRVTLPPRSNA; this comes from the coding sequence ATGATCAACAGCACATCGGTCAAAGCAGATCACGGTCACCTCCTCGGGGAGATCCTCTGTTATCTCGTCGGCGGCCTGCTTCTGGCCTTTGCCGCTACCGTCGTGCTCCGCAGTGAGGTGCGCGCGACCGAGGCCCTTCAAGCCCTTCCTGACATGCAGCTTTGGTCCCCCGGCCGGAAAGAGGCTTACTTTCGCGCCATAGACAGCGCAGAGACACCGGTTTTGGCGATACTCCGGGCCCCCGCGCTGAACCTGACGGTGCCCGTGTATGACAGCGCCAGCGAACTGAACATGGATCGGGGCGCGGGCGTCATAGATGGCATGGCCTATCCCCACGAGCCGGGACATATCGGTATCGCAGGGCATCGAGATGGTTATTTTCGGGTGCTCAAAGATGCCGCCGTCGGCGACCGTCTCACCCTGGACACCCTCCATGGCGAACGCCATTTTGTTATCGATGAGCTTCGCGTCATCGAACCCGAGGCCATCGAGTATCTCCGGGACACCATGGACCCGCGCCTGACCATTGTCACCTGCTACCCCTTTTATTTTGCGGGGAATGCCCCCCAACGCTTTCTTGTTCGCGCCGTGCCGGTGCCCCCCCCTCAACCAAGGGTCACTCTTCCTCCCAGGAGCAACGCATGA
- a CDS encoding bactofilin family protein, translating into MFERKSSKPQTPDPSPAASATPEQPAVAKPPTPAKRTEGVNAVIGSKVKVNGDIMSSEDLLVEGEVTGTITLSENELVIGTSGRVQANISAKTVRIEGEVKGDIDGSERVVICASGNVQGNVSSPRVMLEDGGRFKGSIDMGGSKPAAAAATKPAAGAKPEVHSIDKAG; encoded by the coding sequence ATGTTTGAGCGCAAAAGCAGTAAACCGCAGACGCCGGACCCAAGTCCCGCTGCCAGCGCCACGCCGGAACAACCCGCCGTGGCTAAACCACCTACACCGGCTAAACGCACAGAGGGAGTAAACGCAGTGATCGGATCCAAGGTCAAAGTTAACGGCGACATCATGAGCAGCGAAGACCTGCTGGTCGAGGGCGAAGTGACAGGTACCATCACCCTGTCCGAGAACGAGCTGGTTATCGGCACGTCGGGGCGGGTGCAGGCCAATATCAGCGCCAAGACCGTCCGCATCGAAGGCGAAGTCAAAGGCGACATTGACGGCAGTGAGCGCGTAGTGATCTGCGCGTCCGGCAATGTACAGGGCAATGTGAGCTCTCCCCGGGTAATGCTCGAGGATGGCGGTCGCTTCAAGGGCAGCATCGACATGGGCGGCAGCAAACCCGCCGCCGCAGCGGCCACAAAGCCCGCCGCCGGCGCAAAACCCGAAGTGCACAGTATCGACAAAGCAGGGTAA
- a CDS encoding peptide ABC transporter substrate-binding protein, which yields MASMFRALAALSIIVTALLVGCGGGESNVERGNREGVLHYGNGSEPQGLDPHVVTGVPENILIRALFEGLAVKNPATLEPEPGVAKSWEFSEDRRVITFHINPEARWSNGDPVTAHDYVWSWMRALHPQMGNLYAYMLFPVKNAEAFFSGEISDFSEVGVKARDALTLVVTLTEPTPYFLQLMDHYSTFAVHRATIEKHGKFTDRFTQWTREGNMVSNGPFQLEEWLLNRRITMRKSDTYWDRDRVRLNKVIFYPTENAVSEERGFRSGQLHVTATLPLDKIPVYQAQEDSPYRQDPYLGTYFYLVNTKRPPMDDVRVRRALAMSVDRDTLIRSVLQNSAVPAYSITPPGALGYVPPKTFDYDLDKARQLMAEAGYPDGEGWPGMEIVYNTQEAHRKIAVALQQMWKDELNIDVTISNQEWKVYLDSVTNMEFDLARRGWIGDFVDPQNFLDLYLTDGGNNNTGYASQRYDELIRLKAPQARSREERFAVFYEAEKMLMEDMPIIPIYTYTSKHLVHPSVCGLSPNLMDSLNLRYVWLDPDRRSVSEPCEK from the coding sequence ATGGCATCGATGTTCCGCGCATTGGCGGCGCTTTCCATTATTGTGACTGCCCTACTTGTCGGCTGTGGTGGCGGAGAGTCGAATGTTGAGCGGGGAAACCGCGAGGGCGTGCTCCACTATGGCAATGGCAGTGAGCCCCAGGGGCTGGACCCCCATGTTGTGACCGGCGTGCCGGAGAACATCCTGATCCGGGCATTGTTTGAGGGCCTTGCGGTAAAAAATCCCGCCACCCTGGAGCCCGAGCCCGGCGTCGCCAAAAGCTGGGAGTTCAGCGAAGACCGCCGGGTTATCACATTCCACATCAATCCTGAGGCGCGCTGGTCCAATGGTGACCCCGTGACTGCCCATGATTATGTATGGAGCTGGATGCGCGCCCTTCATCCGCAGATGGGTAATCTCTACGCATATATGCTCTTCCCCGTTAAAAACGCCGAGGCTTTCTTTAGCGGGGAGATTTCTGATTTCTCCGAGGTGGGAGTGAAGGCAAGGGACGCTCTTACCCTGGTGGTCACTCTCACGGAGCCCACGCCCTACTTCCTGCAGCTTATGGATCACTACAGCACCTTTGCCGTGCACCGAGCTACCATCGAAAAACACGGCAAGTTCACCGACCGTTTCACCCAGTGGACGCGGGAAGGCAATATGGTGAGCAACGGGCCTTTCCAGCTTGAGGAATGGCTCCTTAATCGCCGCATCACCATGCGCAAGAGCGACACGTACTGGGACCGCGATCGTGTGCGCCTGAACAAGGTGATTTTTTATCCCACGGAAAACGCCGTGTCCGAAGAACGGGGATTCCGCTCCGGCCAGCTGCATGTCACTGCGACGCTGCCCCTGGACAAGATTCCCGTTTACCAGGCCCAGGAAGACTCCCCCTATCGCCAGGACCCCTACCTCGGCACCTACTTTTACCTTGTTAATACCAAGCGACCGCCCATGGATGATGTGCGTGTGCGTCGCGCCCTGGCAATGAGTGTCGACCGCGACACCCTCATCCGCTCGGTCCTGCAAAACTCCGCAGTCCCTGCCTACAGCATCACACCGCCGGGGGCCCTGGGCTACGTACCGCCCAAGACCTTTGACTACGACCTGGACAAAGCGCGGCAGTTAATGGCCGAGGCGGGCTACCCCGACGGAGAAGGCTGGCCCGGGATGGAGATTGTCTACAACACCCAGGAGGCCCATAGAAAAATTGCTGTGGCCCTGCAGCAGATGTGGAAAGACGAGCTCAATATCGACGTGACCATTTCAAATCAGGAATGGAAGGTCTATCTGGACTCCGTCACCAACATGGAGTTTGATCTGGCCCGCCGCGGCTGGATTGGCGACTTTGTGGACCCCCAAAACTTTCTGGATCTTTACCTCACCGACGGGGGTAACAACAATACGGGCTACGCCAGCCAGCGCTACGACGAGCTGATTCGCCTCAAGGCGCCTCAGGCGCGATCCCGTGAGGAGCGCTTTGCGGTTTTCTATGAAGCCGAGAAAATGCTCATGGAAGACATGCCTATCATCCCCATCTATACCTACACCAGCAAACACCTGGTTCATCCCAGCGTCTGCGGCTTGTCTCCCAATCTCATGGACTCCCTCAATCTCCGCTACGTCTGGCTGGATCCCGATCGTCGCAGCGTTTCTGAGCCCTGCGAAAAGTGA
- a CDS encoding peptide ABC transporter substrate-binding protein yields MRYGAPLYGALLLTAILAGLGGCSPGESRVVQGNRDGILYLGNGTEPQTIDPHVLSGSPEANVADALFEPLIIRNPYDESMEPGVARSWDFSDDAMSIVFHLNPEARWSNGEPITAEDFHWTWERALNPALGNQLANVFFIIRNAEAYHLGEIDDFDQVGIEVVDPHTLRVELAYPYPFALINFSYVYMAPLHRATIEAHGGTRLRYSRWTRPENIVGNGPFRLAEWKLQRFLRVERNPYYWDADTVSLNGIVFRPIEGAATEEKMFRSGQLHATNMVPNSKTPGYREQADSPLIQTPQMASYFYVFNTKIPPLDDRRVRRALALAVDRQLLATNVLNDTAIAWGGYVPFGMPDYDPPKLLTFDPGEARRLLAEAGFPDGEGFPELSLLYNTSEDHRTIAVAVQQMWKKHLNLDITLENQEWQVYLTAIREGNFEIARRGWNGDVTPDSFLDYMVSDSPINATGFGDPDFDDIVINQARKTPDVAALMKLYTRAEDILLREAPLLPVTTYTEKRLVQPSVKGLHGRVVTGYVYKYVELDPEAPAWKWQSSET; encoded by the coding sequence GTGAGATACGGCGCACCGCTTTACGGCGCGCTACTGCTAACCGCGATCCTTGCTGGACTCGGCGGTTGCTCCCCGGGAGAATCCCGGGTTGTTCAGGGAAATCGGGACGGCATACTGTATCTGGGCAATGGCACGGAGCCTCAAACCATTGATCCTCATGTGCTGTCGGGTAGCCCCGAAGCGAATGTTGCCGATGCACTGTTCGAGCCGCTGATCATTCGCAACCCCTACGACGAGTCCATGGAGCCGGGCGTCGCCAGGAGCTGGGACTTCAGTGATGACGCCATGTCCATCGTGTTTCACCTGAATCCCGAGGCGCGCTGGTCCAACGGTGAGCCCATCACCGCCGAGGACTTTCACTGGACCTGGGAGCGCGCCCTGAATCCCGCGCTGGGTAATCAGCTGGCCAACGTGTTTTTTATCATCCGCAACGCCGAGGCCTATCACCTCGGCGAAATTGATGATTTTGATCAGGTCGGCATCGAGGTGGTTGATCCCCATACGCTTCGCGTAGAACTGGCTTACCCCTATCCCTTCGCGCTCATCAACTTCAGCTATGTCTACATGGCGCCCCTGCATCGCGCGACCATCGAAGCTCACGGCGGCACGCGCCTTCGCTACTCCCGGTGGACCCGGCCCGAGAATATTGTCGGCAACGGTCCCTTCCGCCTCGCGGAATGGAAGCTCCAGCGCTTCCTTCGCGTGGAACGAAATCCCTATTACTGGGACGCGGACACGGTAAGCCTCAACGGCATTGTCTTTCGCCCCATCGAGGGCGCGGCAACGGAAGAAAAAATGTTCCGCAGTGGTCAGCTTCACGCCACCAATATGGTGCCTAATAGCAAAACACCGGGATATCGGGAACAAGCGGACTCCCCCCTGATTCAGACGCCTCAAATGGCGAGCTATTTTTACGTTTTCAATACAAAAATACCGCCTCTGGACGATCGTCGGGTGCGCCGGGCCCTGGCCCTGGCGGTGGACCGGCAGCTGCTGGCGACGAATGTTCTTAACGATACCGCCATTGCCTGGGGTGGCTATGTGCCCTTTGGCATGCCCGACTATGATCCTCCAAAGCTGCTGACCTTCGACCCCGGAGAAGCCCGGCGCTTACTGGCAGAGGCAGGCTTTCCCGACGGCGAAGGCTTTCCCGAGCTCTCCCTGCTTTACAACACCAGCGAGGACCATCGCACGATTGCCGTAGCAGTACAGCAAATGTGGAAAAAGCACCTGAACCTCGACATCACCCTGGAAAATCAGGAGTGGCAGGTGTACCTGACGGCAATACGCGAAGGCAATTTTGAGATTGCCCGGCGAGGCTGGAACGGCGACGTGACCCCCGACAGTTTCCTCGATTACATGGTCAGTGATTCGCCCATCAACGCAACAGGCTTTGGAGACCCCGACTTCGATGACATCGTCATCAATCAGGCGCGGAAAACCCCTGATGTCGCGGCGCTCATGAAGCTGTACACCCGCGCCGAGGACATACTCCTGCGCGAGGCACCCCTGTTACCCGTGACCACCTATACGGAAAAACGTCTGGTGCAACCCAGTGTCAAAGGCCTCCACGGCCGCGTCGTGACGGGTTACGTTTACAAATACGTGGAGCTCGATCCCGAGGCACCCGCGTGGAAATGGCAATCATCGGAAACCTAA
- a CDS encoding ABC transporter permease, whose amino-acid sequence MWRFISIRLLQAIPVLLAVITVTFFLVRVAPGGPFDSEKAVIPEVKAALEKQYRLDLPLFQQYTAYLGDLASGDFGPSFKYPGRSVNELIGAGLPVTAELGFYALLVAVLIGGLAGIIASLRPNTAQDYIPMSLAMIGICMPSFLLGPLMVLLFGIELEWLPVSGWGDIPGDKILPSITLGAGYAAYIARLSRAGMLEVMSQDYIRTARAKGLPEWQVVTKHALRGGLMPVVTFLGPAFAGLLAGSFVVETIFQIPGLGRFYVQAAFNRDYTMILGTTVFLSTLIVLFNLLSDIVAAWMNPRLRHQLGGAS is encoded by the coding sequence ATGTGGCGATTTATCAGCATCCGACTCTTACAGGCGATACCGGTATTACTGGCGGTCATCACTGTGACATTTTTTCTGGTGCGCGTGGCGCCCGGGGGGCCCTTCGACAGCGAGAAAGCGGTGATACCGGAAGTCAAAGCCGCTCTGGAAAAACAGTATCGCCTCGACCTCCCGCTCTTCCAGCAATACACCGCCTACCTGGGTGATCTGGCCTCGGGCGATTTCGGTCCGTCGTTTAAGTATCCCGGACGCAGTGTTAACGAGCTCATTGGTGCCGGTTTGCCTGTTACCGCGGAGCTGGGATTCTATGCCCTCCTTGTAGCTGTGCTTATCGGTGGGCTAGCCGGGATCATCGCATCCCTTCGGCCAAACACGGCGCAGGATTACATTCCCATGAGTCTGGCAATGATCGGTATCTGCATGCCCTCGTTTCTCCTGGGGCCTCTCATGGTGCTGCTCTTCGGCATCGAACTCGAGTGGCTGCCGGTCTCCGGCTGGGGAGACATTCCCGGCGACAAGATCCTGCCCAGCATTACCCTCGGTGCGGGCTACGCCGCCTATATTGCCCGCCTCTCCCGGGCGGGCATGCTGGAGGTGATGTCCCAGGATTACATTCGCACGGCGCGCGCTAAGGGCCTGCCCGAATGGCAGGTGGTCACGAAGCATGCGCTCCGTGGCGGACTCATGCCCGTCGTCACGTTTCTCGGTCCCGCTTTTGCCGGCCTTCTTGCGGGATCCTTTGTGGTGGAGACAATTTTTCAGATACCGGGCCTGGGACGCTTTTACGTACAGGCGGCATTTAATCGGGACTACACCATGATCCTGGGGACCACGGTGTTTCTGTCGACCCTCATCGTGCTCTTTAACCTTCTCTCGGACATCGTCGCAGCCTGGATGAATCCCAGACTTCGTCATCAGCTGGGGGGCGCGTCATGA
- a CDS encoding ABC transporter permease yields the protein MSTLLTDIAAAEEGTSLWKDAWLRLRKNRLAIVGLCVLLVCIVLALLTPLIAPYAYDAQDLDLGATPPSAEHWLGTDIFGRDMLTQILYGGRISLAVGFIATAVALLIGITWGAIAGYAGGRVDAVMMRLVDILYALPFMIFIILLMVVFGRNLLLLFLAIGAVEWLTMARIMRGQVQSLRQQEFVEAAISLGLSPGTIIRRHLIPNALGPIIVYTTLTIPSVMLLEAFLSFLGLGVQPPQTSWGLLISYGAETMEEYPWLLIFPGLALTVTLFSLNFLGDGLRDALDVRGSKD from the coding sequence ATGAGCACTTTGTTAACAGATATCGCCGCGGCAGAAGAGGGCACTTCCCTGTGGAAAGACGCCTGGCTGCGCCTGCGTAAAAACCGTCTGGCCATCGTGGGACTCTGTGTGCTGCTGGTATGCATTGTCCTTGCCCTGCTCACACCGCTGATTGCCCCCTATGCCTATGATGCCCAGGATCTTGATCTGGGTGCTACGCCGCCTTCCGCAGAACACTGGCTGGGCACAGATATTTTTGGTCGCGACATGCTGACGCAGATTCTCTACGGCGGCCGTATTTCCCTGGCCGTGGGCTTTATCGCCACCGCCGTCGCCTTACTCATCGGTATCACCTGGGGTGCCATCGCCGGTTACGCCGGCGGTCGCGTCGATGCCGTGATGATGCGCCTCGTGGATATTCTCTACGCCCTGCCCTTCATGATTTTCATCATCCTGCTCATGGTGGTTTTCGGTCGCAACCTGCTCCTCCTCTTTCTCGCCATCGGCGCCGTGGAATGGCTCACCATGGCGAGAATCATGCGTGGGCAGGTGCAGTCCCTCAGGCAGCAGGAGTTTGTGGAGGCCGCCATATCCCTCGGATTGTCTCCCGGCACCATTATCCGCCGCCATCTGATTCCCAATGCCCTCGGTCCCATTATCGTTTACACCACTCTGACCATACCCAGCGTGATGCTCCTCGAAGCGTTCCTGAGTTTTCTGGGGCTTGGCGTACAACCCCCGCAGACATCCTGGGGACTGCTCATCTCCTACGGCGCTGAGACCATGGAGGAGTACCCCTGGCTGCTGATTTTTCCCGGGCTTGCGCTTACCGTGACCCTCTTCTCCCTGAACTTTCTCGGGGACGGCCTGCGCGATGCGCTGGACGTTCGCGGTTCAAAGGACTGA